ACCACCCGGCGCGCGGCGGACAGGCCCTCGTCACCCACCTCTTCAACGGGATGCCGCCGCTGCTGTCGCGCCAGCCCGGGCCGGTTGCCGCGGCGCTGGCGGCTGCAGGGCGCGAAGAGGCGGTCGTGGAGGTCATCGCCGACGGGGTGCACCTCGACGGCGGCACCGTGCAGATGCTCTTCGACACCGTGGGGGCCGACCAGGTCGCGCTCGTCAGCGACTGCATGGCCGCGGCCGGCCTGCCCGAGGGCGACTACACGCTCGGCGGCCTGCACGTGCGGGTGCGGGGGCGCGATGTGCGGCTGGCCGGGACGGGCAGCCTCGCCGGCGGCGTCTCGTGCCTGCTCGACCAGGTGCGCTGGTGCGTCACCGACCTCGACGTGCCGCTGGTCGATGCCGTGCGAGCGGCCTCGACGACCCCCGCCCGGGCGCTGGCCCTGCCGGGTGTCGGCACGCTGGCCGAGGGCAACCACGCCGACGTGCTCGTGGTCGACGACGCCCTTCAGCCCCGACGCGTCCTGCGCCGCGGCACCTGGCTCTGACGTCCCAGACGCCTCTCGTCGCGGGTCAGGCGGGGACGGGTGCCGCGTCGGCAGAGGCGGTCAGGCCCCTCGACCGGCGGATCTCCTCGACCATCTCGCCCATGATCTGGGTCAGGCCGAAGTCCTTGGGCGTGAAGACGGCAGCGACCCCCTGCTCCTGCAGCGCCTTGGCGTCGGAGTCGGGGATGATCCCGCCGACGATGACCGGCACGTCACCGGCGCCGGCCTCACGCAGGCCCCGCAGGATCTCGGGCACGAGCTCCATGTGCGAGCCCGACAGGATCGAGATGCCCACGAGGTGCACGTCCTCGGCGACAGCCGCCGCGACGACCTGCCCCGGCGTCAGACGGATGCCCTGGTAGACCACCTCGAAGCCGGCGTCGCGGGCGCGCACGGCGACCTGCTCGGCGCCGTTGCTGTGCCCGTCGAGCCCCGGCTTGGCGACGAGGATGCGCAGGCGCTCCCCCAGCTCCTCGCTCGTGGCCCGCACCCGCTCGCGCACCCCGGCCAGGGCGGAGTCGGCCTCGCCCGAGACGCCGACCGATCCGGAGACGCCGGTGGGCGCGCGGTACTCGCCGAAGACCTCGCGCAGGGCACCGGCCCACTCCCCCGTGGTCACGCCGGCCCGGGCGCACTCGAGGGTGGCTGCCATGAGGTTGGCCTCGGTCCGGGCCTCGGACCGCAGCCGGGCCAGCGCCGCCTCGACCCGGGCGCGCCCGGCCTCGTCGGCGTCGCGCTCCTCGCGCCAGCGGCGAACGGCGGCGGCGGCCTTGTCCTCGACGTCATGGTCGATCGTCTGGATGGCGGTGTCGAGGTCGGCGGTCAGCGGGTTGGGCTCCGTGGTCTCGAAGCGGTTGACCCCGACGACGACGTCCGCGCCGGCCTCGATCCGCTGGCGGCGCAACGCGTGCGAGGCCACCAGCGCCGCCTTCATGTACCCGCTCTCGACCGCGGCGACGGCCCCGCCCATCTCCTGCACGCGGTCGATCTCGGCGCGGGCGCCCTCGACCAGCTCGGCCACCTTGTCCTCGACGACCTTCGAGCCGGCGAAGAGGTCGTCGTACTCGAGCAGGTCCGACTCGTAGGCGAGCACCTGCTGCATCCGCAGCGACCACTGCTGGTCCCACGGGCGGGGCAGGCCGAGGGCCTCGTTCCACGCAGGCAGCTGCACCGCACGGGCGCGGGCGTCCTTGCTCAGGGTGACGGCCAGCATCTCGAGCACGATGCGCTGCACGTTGTTCTCCGGCTGAGCCTCGGTCAGGCCGAGCGAGTTCACCTGCACGCCGTACCGGAAGCGCCGCTGCCTGGGGTCCTGCACGCCGTACCGCTCGCGCGTCAGCTCGTCCCACAGCTGCACGAACGCGCGCATCTTGCACATCTCCTCGACGAAGCGCACGCCGGCGTTGACGAAGAAGGAGATCCGGCCGACGACCTCGCCGAACCGCTCGGGCGGCACCTGCCCCGAGTCGCGCACCGCGTCGAGCACGGCGATCGCGGTGCTCATCGCATAGGCGATCTCCTGCACGGGCGTGGCACCGGCCTCCTGCAGGTGGTAGCTGCAGATGTTGGTCGGGTTCCACTTCGGGATCTCCGCCACCGTGTAGGCCACCATGTCGGTGATCAGCCGCAGCGAAGGCCCCGGCGGGAAGACGTAGGTCCCGCGGGAGAGGTACTCCTTGATGATGTCGTTCTGCGTGGTGCCGGCGAGGGCGTGCACCGCGGCCGCCGGGTCCTCGCCCGCCGCGGAGGCCTGCTCCTCGGCGGCGACCTGGTAGAGCGCGAGCAGCCACATGGCCGTGGCGTTGATCGTCATCGAGGTGTTCATCTGCGCGAGCGGGATCTGGTCGAACAGCGCGCGCATGTCGCCGATGTGGGAGATGGGCACGCCGACCTTGCCGACCTCGCCGCGCGCGAGGGCGTGGTCGGGGTCGTACCCCGTCTGGGTCGGCAGGTCGAAGGCGACCGAGAGGCCGGTCTGGCCCTTGGCGAGGTTGCGGCGGTAGAGCGCGTTGCTCG
This Knoellia sp. p5-6-4 DNA region includes the following protein-coding sequences:
- a CDS encoding protein meaA translates to MADSANAPTPAAQASRRERDRPWVMRTYAGHTSAAASNALYRRNLAKGQTGLSVAFDLPTQTGYDPDHALARGEVGKVGVPISHIGDMRALFDQIPLAQMNTSMTINATAMWLLALYQVAAEEQASAAGEDPAAAVHALAGTTQNDIIKEYLSRGTYVFPPGPSLRLITDMVAYTVAEIPKWNPTNICSYHLQEAGATPVQEIAYAMSTAIAVLDAVRDSGQVPPERFGEVVGRISFFVNAGVRFVEEMCKMRAFVQLWDELTRERYGVQDPRQRRFRYGVQVNSLGLTEAQPENNVQRIVLEMLAVTLSKDARARAVQLPAWNEALGLPRPWDQQWSLRMQQVLAYESDLLEYDDLFAGSKVVEDKVAELVEGARAEIDRVQEMGGAVAAVESGYMKAALVASHALRRQRIEAGADVVVGVNRFETTEPNPLTADLDTAIQTIDHDVEDKAAAAVRRWREERDADEAGRARVEAALARLRSEARTEANLMAATLECARAGVTTGEWAGALREVFGEYRAPTGVSGSVGVSGEADSALAGVRERVRATSEELGERLRILVAKPGLDGHSNGAEQVAVRARDAGFEVVYQGIRLTPGQVVAAAVAEDVHLVGISILSGSHMELVPEILRGLREAGAGDVPVIVGGIIPDSDAKALQEQGVAAVFTPKDFGLTQIMGEMVEEIRRSRGLTASADAAPVPA